One genomic window of Haemophilus haemolyticus includes the following:
- a CDS encoding ESPR-type extended signal peptide-containing protein has translation MNKIFRIVWSHATQSWVAVSELTKAHKKQSRNSLKAAVGAAAVLLSINTAEAEVLIGQVNNGTIAAGGSVVSSWGITIGGAIDKAGSHSVHVGDATLEEGERNVIIGTHATAGVDKGVRQFVRQSTAIGGGGAANEGARAFGDQSIAIGANTIAEGNSSIAIGNDDVDKAVDKQLTYTNSEGNKVTGTLGNAYNNLTGKNLLNDGGQYSDTRSGEAAVAIGVKAESGDISLALGTGAKAKVVNGVAIGTGATVERDNAVALGGGATTEKKGTKETSTTVNNFTFKWAGGDKTLEGDIVSFGKEGYERQLKNVAAGNVSENSTDAINGSQLYGVLDKITSDPTFLYAADNSSADTITGDKTTDKITDAKAKKIVARAMNDGRLNLLGGADKDKLSDNNIGVTYENENTIKFKLAKELTGLTSTNVGGIVTNADGINMNNKPITNVTSGLTNHTEPGKAELRNLKNDTVTDGTAATVGDLRNMGWVVSSNKTTGADGTATDAAYSATVKNANEVKFVGKGGAIVSGSTDANGVRTITVEVDKKATAGAGSSESPVAYTKADGTKVYPVKAEDGSVTYHTTPNGEGPNDAVVPGTEVITSVNGPEGTTTPATLTNVAGNLVGAKKDTTAPTTEQAAPTLGKGANEVNPNNAATVGDVLNAGWNLQNNNEAKDFVKAYDTVNFINGDGTTAVVETTDNKVSKIKYNVNTGNGLEKTTDNKIAVKPGDKSLEVTEAGVTVKKADQSLEVTDAGLKVKTDGKTITAGDNGLTINTGDVNPVESGDKKGTVEVPTADAGKIATVDTVVKAVNSASFTLKASATTDGTRNADSAVDENGEQIKAGSTVELVAGKNLDVKHEANGKITFATKDNVTFETVQVGGDQGPKLSKSDAGDIKVSGSDGTAPVKVTNVKDGDISADSKDAINGSQFHKLAKNTIKLAGKNGEEAATETDTQTLDKENGIAFTVKSSDGKLLEVAAAGDTITLTPKVGSVTTDANGVPTADVSNGKLVTAEELVTALKGMGWKAIAGNDGTGTVTGNTEELVKAGETVTFKAGDNLAVKQAGKDFIYSLKTELTGLTSAEFKNAAGDKTAINADGVTITPVDTTKQPVSLTKDGLNNGGNAITNVAGNLDGAKKDTTTPKTEAAAPNTTNKDGDKYINPNNAATVGDVLNAGWNLQENGTAKDFVKPYDTVNFINGANTTAVVTTSEDGTTSKVTYNVTGLPVSYTTEDGKPVSKVGDKFYTVNEKGQPVTADGKPAVGTNAEGKLVTADGTVIEPIDPTKTPLKTALVNPTPAADKTGTTSPTALNNVTSNLANFAEPTVNGKVPAKNALRNLDNTDVSDNTAATVGDLRNMGWIVSSDKTTGDLGNPYSEAVKNANEVKFVGTGTAIVSGKTDENGVRTITVNVDDQVSANNATTPVVYTKADGTKVYPIKDENGAITYHTTPDGKGPDDQEVPGTEVITSVNSPDGTTTPATLANVAGNLDGAKKDTTAPKAEAAAPNTTNKDGDKYINPNNAATVGDVLNAGWNLQENGTAKDFVKPYDTVNFINGANTTAVVTTSEDGSTNKVTYNVTGLPVSYTTEDGKPVSKVGDKFYKVNEKGQPLAEDGTPAAGTDKDGNPITADGTVIKAIDPTVDPLKTALVNPNAPDAQTTTPTQLTNVANGADTFKPANNVKQANDGKWYNAADVAPNGAPKAGAQPVVSPLTTTNAAGEPLEKGADGNWYKPSELTNGEPNPGATQQTPADKPANAEKAGLVNFEGSNPNNAATVGDLQNLGFIVSAADNGYTEQMRNANKVEFKGSNGVSVTGKTLENGTREITVSLKEGRVTNNVIITKADGTEVHGERGEDGKVYHYEKDPVTGQPKKVEVPVVAGDTVTNDGDAYVTGNSVATAIQKSGWNIGIGSTTKEFSKEEKVHEKVNPNDNVKYVNGDNTTVSMAVDSAEDKDGTKVTTTYVKFDVNAADLTHNINGTVNGPVTAEMKKALDEAKKALADLPANATPEAKKAAEDKVNVAQANINKVGNPVATAQSVADAINNSGFTLTTSGNGGKKLSGKDEVINPGKKVDLAAGKNMTVKQDDEGKVTYATADEVNFSSVQFGDNGPKINAAGDNINIGDKDGHPTKITGVKAGDISPTSTDAVNGAQIYALSRGNVPNVKNITDAAGNTYNNVIVDENGTPILKTYNVQGQKEIITNSVVEAVHNMNEQGIKFFHSNDGVNRPKVETANSFDSSASGKFATAIGKSAVAHGDNAVAMGNSSKALGNDSIAIGTGNIVEANNSGAFGDPNVIKADATGSYAFGNNNVITTKNTFVLGNDVNNAGNSTSREGTVENSVYLGNKSTATAGDGSRTASLYNIKQDGTKGTSTTAGSVGTVTTATVGNMTYGGFQGAKANGVVSVGAAGDERRIQNVAAGEISSTSTDAINGSQLYSVAKGVGNRINNLQGQINKLGNRMNAGMATSAAMANLLQPHKPGQSVATAGVGQHKNQSAVAVGYSRISDNGKYGIRFSMGANTQGEVTGGAAVGYFW, from the coding sequence ATGAACAAAATTTTCCGTATTGTATGGAGTCATGCAACGCAATCTTGGGTGGCGGTATCAGAGCTAACCAAAGCACATAAAAAACAAAGCAGAAACTCATTAAAAGCAGCAGTAGGAGCCGCTGCCGTGTTGTTGAGCATTAATACGGCAGAGGCAGAAGTATTAATTGGTCAGGTTAATAATGGTACCATAGCAGCAGGAGGCTCCGTAGTATCCTCTTGGGGGATTACTATTGGTGGCGCAATTGATAAAGCTGGTTCGCACTCTGTTCATGTGGGTGATGCAACTCTTGAAGAAGGGGAACGAAATGTAATCATTGGTACCCATGCTACAGCAGGTGTTGATAAAGGTGTTCGACAATTTGTGAGACAATCTACAGCGATTGGTGGGGGAGGTGCTGCCAATGAAGGAGCTCGTGCTTTTGGTGACCAATCCATCGCTATTGGAGCGAATACCATCGCAGAGGGGAATTCCTCTATTGCCATTGGTAATGATGATGTAGATAAAGCTGTTGATAAACAACTTACTTATACAAACTCTGAAGGGAATAAGGTAACAGGCACTCTTGGTAATGCTTACAATAACTTAACTGGTAAAAACCTTCTTAATGATGGAGGCCAGTATTCAGATACTAGATCTGGTGAAGCCGCTGTGGCGATCGGTGTAAAAGCTGAATCAGGAGATATTTCTTTGGCCCTTGGTACGGGCGCAAAAGCGAAGGTTGTCAATGGTGTGGCCATTGGTACAGGTGCTACAGTTGAACGAGATAATGCGGTAGCTCTCGGTGGCGGTGCAACAACTGAGAAAAAAGGTACAAAAGAAACCTCTACAACAGTGAATAATTTCACCTTTAAATGGGCTGGTGGAGATAAAACCCTTGAAGGTGATATTGTTTCATTTGGTAAAGAAGGTTATGAACGTCAGTTAAAAAATGTAGCAGCTGGTAATGTTTCAGAAAATTCTACAGATGCCATTAATGGTTCTCAGTTATATGGTGTATTAGATAAAATTACATCAGATCCGACTTTCTTGTATGCTGCTGATAATTCTAGTGCTGACACAATTACTGGAGATAAAACTACTGATAAAATTACTGATGCGAAAGCAAAAAAAATAGTTGCTAGAGCTATGAATGATGGTCGTTTAAATCTATTAGGTGGCGCAGATAAAGATAAGTTATCTGACAATAATATTGGTGTTACCTATGAAAATGAAAACACTATTAAATTTAAATTGGCAAAAGAGTTAACTGGCTTAACAAGTACTAATGTTGGCGGTATTGTAACAAATGCTGATGGCATTAATATGAATAACAAACCAATCACAAATGTAACCAGTGGTCTTACGAATCATACAGAACCAGGTAAGGCTGAATTGCGCAATCTAAAGAATGATACTGTAACTGATGGTACAGCAGCTACTGTAGGTGATTTACGCAATATGGGTTGGGTTGTATCTTCCAATAAAACAACAGGTGCAGATGGAACAGCTACTGATGCGGCTTATTCTGCAACAGTGAAAAATGCGAACGAAGTGAAATTCGTAGGTAAAGGTGGAGCTATTGTTTCTGGTAGCACTGATGCTAATGGTGTTCGTACAATTACTGTAGAAGTAGATAAAAAAGCTACAGCGGGAGCAGGTTCTTCTGAATCTCCAGTGGCATATACGAAAGCAGATGGTACAAAAGTATATCCAGTGAAAGCTGAGGATGGATCTGTTACATATCATACAACGCCAAATGGAGAAGGTCCAAATGATGCAGTTGTTCCAGGAACAGAGGTAATTACTTCTGTAAATGGTCCTGAAGGTACAACAACACCAGCTACATTAACAAACGTAGCAGGTAATCTAGTAGGTGCTAAAAAAGATACAACTGCACCAACTACAGAGCAGGCAGCGCCAACATTGGGTAAAGGTGCTAATGAAGTAAATCCAAACAACGCAGCGACTGTAGGCGATGTGTTGAATGCAGGTTGGAATTTACAAAATAACAACGAAGCTAAAGATTTCGTAAAAGCCTATGACACTGTAAACTTTATCAATGGTGATGGCACAACAGCTGTAGTAGAAACAACAGACAATAAAGTGTCAAAGATCAAATACAATGTTAATACTGGTAATGGATTAGAAAAAACTACAGATAATAAAATTGCTGTAAAACCAGGAGACAAGTCTTTAGAGGTAACTGAAGCTGGTGTTACAGTGAAAAAAGCAGATCAGTCTTTAGAAGTAACTGATGCTGGCTTAAAAGTTAAAACTGATGGTAAAACGATTACTGCAGGTGATAATGGTCTTACAATTAATACAGGCGATGTAAATCCTGTTGAGTCAGGCGATAAAAAAGGTACCGTGGAAGTACCAACTGCTGATGCAGGAAAAATTGCTACTGTAGATACAGTTGTTAAAGCTGTGAATAGTGCTTCTTTCACATTGAAAGCAAGTGCTACTACTGATGGTACAAGAAATGCAGATAGCGCTGTAGATGAAAACGGTGAGCAAATTAAAGCGGGTAGCACAGTAGAATTAGTAGCGGGCAAAAACCTAGATGTAAAACATGAAGCTAATGGAAAAATTACATTTGCTACGAAAGACAATGTGACATTTGAAACCGTACAAGTAGGTGGAGATCAAGGTCCTAAACTCAGCAAGTCTGATGCAGGAGATATTAAAGTATCTGGATCTGATGGTACAGCACCAGTAAAAGTTACAAATGTAAAAGATGGCGATATTTCTGCAGATTCTAAAGATGCTATCAACGGTAGTCAGTTTCATAAATTAGCTAAAAATACCATTAAATTAGCAGGCAAAAATGGAGAAGAAGCTGCTACTGAAACAGATACACAAACGTTAGATAAAGAGAATGGCATTGCATTCACTGTAAAATCTAGTGATGGAAAATTACTAGAAGTAGCAGCGGCAGGAGATACAATTACATTAACTCCAAAAGTAGGATCTGTTACAACAGATGCTAATGGAGTGCCAACAGCAGATGTGTCAAATGGTAAATTGGTGACAGCTGAAGAGTTAGTAACAGCCTTAAAAGGTATGGGTTGGAAAGCGATTGCAGGCAATGACGGTACTGGAACAGTTACTGGTAATACAGAAGAATTAGTTAAAGCTGGAGAAACAGTAACTTTCAAAGCAGGTGATAATCTTGCTGTAAAACAAGCGGGTAAAGATTTTATTTACTCCTTGAAAACAGAATTAACTGGCTTAACAAGCGCTGAATTCAAAAATGCAGCAGGAGATAAAACTGCGATTAATGCTGACGGTGTAACAATTACTCCTGTGGATACTACAAAACAACCAGTATCTTTAACAAAAGATGGGTTAAATAATGGTGGCAATGCAATTACGAATGTAGCAGGCAACTTGGATGGTGCTAAAAAAGATACAACTACACCAAAAACTGAAGCTGCTGCACCAAATACAACAAATAAAGATGGCGATAAGTACATCAACCCTAACAATGCAGCGACAGTAGGCGATGTATTAAATGCAGGTTGGAACTTACAAGAAAATGGAACAGCGAAAGACTTCGTAAAACCATATGACACTGTAAACTTTATTAACGGTGCAAATACGACAGCTGTGGTAACTACATCTGAAGATGGTACAACAAGTAAAGTAACGTATAACGTAACAGGATTACCTGTATCCTACACAACTGAAGATGGAAAACCAGTTTCCAAAGTAGGCGATAAGTTCTACACAGTAAACGAAAAAGGCCAACCTGTAACAGCTGATGGAAAACCAGCGGTAGGAACAAATGCGGAAGGAAAACTAGTAACAGCAGATGGCACCGTAATTGAGCCAATCGATCCTACAAAAACTCCATTGAAAACAGCATTGGTAAACCCAACGCCAGCAGCGGATAAAACTGGTACAACAAGCCCGACTGCATTGAATAATGTAACAAGCAATTTAGCTAACTTTGCTGAGCCAACTGTTAATGGTAAAGTGCCAGCTAAGAATGCATTACGTAATTTAGACAATACAGATGTATCCGACAATACAGCCGCTACAGTAGGTGATTTACGTAACATGGGTTGGATTGTATCTTCTGATAAAACAACTGGTGATTTAGGAAATCCATATTCTGAAGCCGTGAAGAATGCGAACGAAGTGAAATTCGTAGGCACAGGAACAGCTATCGTATCTGGTAAAACAGATGAGAATGGTGTTCGTACAATTACTGTTAATGTAGATGACCAAGTATCTGCTAATAATGCAACAACACCAGTTGTATATACAAAAGCAGATGGCACAAAAGTATATCCAATTAAAGATGAAAACGGTGCTATTACATACCACACAACTCCAGATGGAAAAGGTCCAGATGACCAAGAAGTTCCAGGAACAGAGGTAATTACGTCTGTTAATAGTCCTGATGGCACAACAACACCAGCCACATTAGCAAATGTAGCGGGTAACTTGGATGGTGCTAAAAAAGATACAACAGCACCAAAAGCAGAAGCTGCTGCACCAAACACAACAAATAAAGATGGTGATAAATACATCAATCCTAATAATGCAGCGACTGTAGGTGACGTGTTGAATGCAGGTTGGAATTTACAAGAAAATGGAACAGCGAAAGACTTCGTAAAACCATACGATACTGTAAACTTCATTAACGGTGCAAATACGACAGCGGTGGTAACAACATCTGAAGATGGTTCTACAAATAAAGTAACGTACAATGTAACAGGATTACCAGTATCTTACACAACTGAAGATGGAAAACCAGTATCTAAAGTGGGTGACAAATTCTACAAAGTGAATGAAAAAGGTCAACCACTAGCAGAGGATGGAACACCAGCAGCAGGTACAGATAAAGACGGTAACCCAATTACAGCAGATGGTACTGTGATCAAAGCAATTGACCCAACAGTAGATCCATTGAAAACTGCCTTGGTAAATCCAAATGCACCTGATGCACAAACAACTACACCTACACAATTAACTAATGTTGCAAATGGTGCAGATACTTTCAAACCAGCAAACAATGTGAAACAAGCAAATGATGGTAAATGGTATAATGCAGCGGATGTAGCTCCTAATGGGGCTCCAAAAGCAGGTGCTCAACCTGTGGTTAGCCCATTAACTACAACGAATGCAGCAGGCGAACCTCTTGAAAAAGGTGCCGATGGGAACTGGTATAAACCTAGTGAATTAACAAATGGAGAACCAAACCCAGGTGCAACTCAGCAAACTCCAGCAGATAAACCTGCTAATGCTGAAAAAGCAGGCCTTGTGAACTTTGAAGGTTCTAATCCTAATAATGCAGCTACAGTAGGAGATTTACAAAATCTTGGATTTATCGTGTCTGCCGCAGATAATGGTTATACTGAGCAAATGCGTAATGCCAATAAAGTAGAATTTAAAGGTTCTAACGGTGTTTCTGTAACAGGTAAAACATTAGAAAATGGTACTCGTGAAATTACAGTATCCTTAAAAGAAGGTCGTGTAACGAACAATGTTATCATTACAAAAGCAGATGGTACTGAAGTACATGGAGAACGTGGTGAAGACGGTAAAGTTTATCACTATGAAAAAGATCCAGTAACTGGTCAACCGAAAAAAGTTGAAGTACCAGTTGTGGCGGGTGATACAGTAACAAATGATGGTGATGCTTACGTAACAGGTAACTCCGTAGCCACTGCTATCCAAAAATCTGGCTGGAATATCGGTATTGGTTCTACTACTAAAGAGTTTAGTAAGGAAGAAAAGGTACATGAAAAAGTTAACCCTAATGACAATGTGAAATATGTAAACGGGGATAATACTACAGTATCTATGGCGGTAGATTCAGCTGAAGACAAAGATGGTACGAAAGTAACAACTACTTACGTCAAATTTGATGTTAATGCAGCAGATTTAACTCACAATATCAACGGTACTGTAAATGGTCCAGTGACAGCTGAAATGAAAAAAGCATTGGATGAGGCGAAAAAAGCATTAGCTGATTTACCTGCAAATGCAACGCCTGAAGCGAAGAAAGCAGCTGAAGATAAAGTTAATGTAGCGCAAGCGAACATTAACAAAGTGGGTAATCCAGTTGCAACAGCACAAAGTGTTGCGGATGCAATTAATAATTCAGGCTTTACTTTAACAACTTCAGGAAATGGTGGTAAGAAGCTTTCTGGTAAAGATGAAGTTATCAATCCTGGTAAGAAAGTTGATCTTGCAGCAGGCAAAAATATGACTGTGAAACAAGACGATGAAGGTAAAGTGACTTATGCAACAGCAGATGAAGTAAACTTTAGTAGCGTTCAATTTGGTGATAATGGTCCGAAGATTAATGCTGCAGGTGATAACATCAATATTGGTGATAAAGACGGTCATCCAACAAAAATTACTGGGGTTAAAGCAGGTGATATTTCTCCAACAAGTACAGATGCGGTAAATGGTGCACAAATTTATGCATTAAGTCGTGGAAACGTGCCAAATGTGAAAAATATTACTGATGCCGCAGGCAATACTTACAACAATGTGATTGTTGATGAGAATGGTACCCCAATCTTGAAGACTTATAACGTACAAGGTCAGAAAGAAATTATCACTAACTCAGTCGTTGAGGCTGTTCATAATATGAATGAACAAGGTATTAAGTTCTTCCACTCTAATGATGGTGTAAATCGTCCTAAAGTGGAAACTGCAAATAGCTTTGACTCAAGCGCAAGTGGTAAATTTGCGACAGCAATTGGTAAAAGCGCTGTTGCCCATGGTGATAACGCTGTTGCAATGGGGAATAGCTCTAAAGCATTGGGTAATGACTCTATTGCAATCGGTACAGGTAATATTGTTGAGGCTAATAACTCAGGTGCCTTTGGTGACCCTAACGTAATTAAAGCTGATGCAACAGGAAGCTATGCATTTGGTAACAATAACGTGATTACGACAAAAAATACATTTGTATTAGGTAATGATGTTAATAATGCAGGCAACTCCACTTCGAGAGAAGGCACCGTTGAAAACTCCGTATATTTAGGTAATAAATCAACAGCAACAGCTGGAGATGGAAGCCGTACAGCAAGTTTATATAACATTAAACAAGATGGCACTAAAGGAACAAGTACTACGGCAGGTTCTGTAGGCACAGTAACCACAGCAACGGTAGGTAATATGACTTACGGTGGTTTCCAAGGTGCAAAAGCAAATGGTGTTGTTTCAGTTGGTGCAGCAGGAGATGAGCGTCGTATCCAAAACGTAGCAGCGGGTGAAATTTCATCAACCTCTACTGATGCAATCAACGGTAGCCAGTTATATAGCGTGGCGAAAGGTGTAGGTAATCGTATTAATAACTTACAAGGCCAAATTAATAAATTAGGCAACCGTATGAATGCGGGTATGGCGACTTCTGCAGCTATGGCAAACTTGTTACAACCGCATAAACCGGGTCAATCTGTGGCAACAGCAGGTGTGGGTCAACACAAAAACCAATCTGCAGTAGCAGTGGGTTACTCTCGTATTTCTGATAACGGTAAATACGGTATTCGTTTCTCAATGGGTGCTAACACTCAAGGTGAAGTGACAGGTGGTGCAGCAGTAGGATACTTCTGGTAA
- the purA gene encoding adenylosuccinate synthase: MGKSVVILGAQWGDEGKGKIVDLLTDRVKYVVRYQGGHNAGHTLIINGEKTVLRLIPSGMLHPNVTCLIGNGVVVSPEALMKEMGELESRGIKVRERLLISEACPLILPYHVAMDHAREATLGKKAIGTTGRGIGPAYEDKVARRGLRVGDLFNKEAFAEKLKNILEYYNFQLVNYYKVEPVDYQKTLDDVMAIADVITGMMADITTILDTARKNGEHILFEGAQGTMLDIDHGTYPYVTSSNTTAGGVATGSGFGPRNLDYVLGIIKAYCTRVGGGPFTTELFDDVGAEIARKGNEFGAVTGRPRRCGWFDAVAIRRAIQLNSISGFCMTKLDVLDGFDEVKICVAYKMPNGEIVEYAPLAAKDWEGVEPIYETLPGWKENTFRVTDVNKLPQNCINYIKRIEEVTGVPIDILSTGPDRVETMILRDPFAA; encoded by the coding sequence ATGGGAAAAAGTGTTGTTATCTTAGGCGCTCAATGGGGCGATGAAGGTAAAGGGAAAATCGTCGATCTTCTAACGGATCGCGTAAAATACGTAGTTCGTTACCAAGGCGGTCACAACGCAGGTCACACACTTATCATCAATGGGGAAAAAACCGTATTACGTTTAATTCCATCTGGTATGTTGCATCCAAACGTAACTTGCTTAATTGGTAATGGCGTTGTGGTTTCACCTGAAGCATTAATGAAAGAAATGGGCGAACTTGAAAGCCGTGGTATTAAAGTTCGTGAACGTTTGTTAATTTCTGAAGCGTGCCCTTTAATCTTGCCTTATCATGTGGCTATGGATCACGCCCGTGAAGCCACACTCGGCAAAAAAGCTATCGGTACGACTGGTCGTGGTATTGGCCCTGCTTATGAAGATAAAGTGGCTCGTCGTGGTTTACGCGTAGGCGATTTATTTAATAAAGAAGCCTTTGCCGAAAAACTCAAAAATATCCTTGAATACTATAATTTCCAATTGGTGAACTACTACAAAGTTGAACCTGTCGATTATCAAAAAACCTTAGATGATGTGATGGCAATTGCCGATGTAATCACTGGTATGATGGCAGACATCACTACAATTCTTGATACTGCACGCAAAAATGGCGAGCACATTTTATTTGAAGGTGCACAAGGTACCATGTTAGATATCGACCACGGTACTTATCCGTATGTAACCAGCTCAAACACAACGGCTGGTGGTGTTGCAACAGGTTCTGGTTTTGGCCCGCGTAACTTAGACTATGTACTTGGTATCATCAAAGCTTACTGTACTCGTGTAGGTGGAGGTCCATTCACAACTGAATTATTTGATGATGTAGGTGCTGAAATTGCGCGTAAAGGTAACGAATTTGGCGCAGTAACAGGTCGTCCACGTCGTTGTGGTTGGTTCGATGCCGTCGCCATTCGTCGTGCAATCCAACTTAACTCTATTTCTGGCTTCTGCATGACCAAACTGGACGTATTAGATGGTTTTGATGAAGTAAAAATCTGTGTTGCATACAAAATGCCAAATGGTGAAATCGTTGAATATGCACCATTAGCAGCGAAAGATTGGGAAGGTGTAGAACCAATTTATGAAACATTACCGGGTTGGAAAGAAAATACTTTCCGCGTCACAGATGTAAATAAATTACCACAAAACTGCATTAACTATATTAAACGTATTGAAGAAGTAACTGGCGTACCAATTGATATTCTTTCAACTGGCCCTGATCGTGTAGAAACCATGATTTTACGTGATCCATTCGCTGCTTAG
- the lysC gene encoding lysine-sensitive aspartokinase 3 — MSHLSVAKFGGTSVANHAAMTACAKIVIADPNTRVVVLSASAGVTNLLVALANGVEATEREKLIGEIRQIQENILNELKDDSRVRPIIEKYLENITALSEAASLATSPALTDELISHGEMMSTQIFIEILREQNASGTWVDVRTIVATNNHFGKAAPNDEQTQSNSDNILKPLIDRGELVITQGFIGREPSGKTTTLGRGGSDYSAALLAEVLNAKDVLIWTDVAGIYTTDPRIVPAAQRIDTMSFAEAAEMATFGAKVLHPATLLPAVRSNIPVYVGSSKAPEAGGTWVTRDPQPRPTFRAIALRRDQTLLTLSSLSMLHAQGFLANVFNILAKHKISVDTITTSEVSVALTLDKTGSASSGAELLSTELLDELRQYCAVKVDTGVSLVALIGNDLHIASGVAKRIFDTLQSYNVRMISYGASTNNICMLVQSEHADEVVRSLHKSLFE, encoded by the coding sequence ATGTCCCACCTCTCAGTCGCCAAATTTGGCGGAACATCTGTAGCCAACCATGCAGCGATGACGGCTTGTGCAAAAATTGTCATCGCTGATCCCAATACGCGCGTAGTCGTGCTTTCTGCATCAGCTGGCGTAACGAATTTATTAGTCGCCTTAGCAAATGGTGTAGAAGCGACAGAACGTGAAAAATTAATTGGTGAAATCCGTCAAATTCAAGAGAATATTTTGAATGAGTTAAAAGACGACAGCCGTGTTCGTCCAATTATTGAAAAATATCTTGAAAATATTACCGCACTTTCTGAAGCAGCTAGTCTTGCAACCTCTCCCGCATTAACCGATGAACTTATCAGCCACGGTGAAATGATGTCAACTCAAATCTTTATTGAGATTTTACGTGAACAAAATGCCTCAGGTACTTGGGTTGATGTACGTACAATTGTTGCAACCAATAACCATTTTGGTAAAGCTGCACCAAATGATGAACAGACTCAATCAAACAGTGATAACATTTTAAAACCATTAATAGACCGCGGCGAATTAGTCATCACCCAAGGTTTTATCGGGCGTGAACCAAGCGGTAAAACAACCACATTAGGCCGTGGCGGTAGCGACTACTCTGCTGCTTTGTTAGCCGAAGTATTAAATGCAAAAGACGTTTTAATTTGGACTGATGTTGCAGGCATTTATACAACCGATCCACGCATTGTGCCAGCAGCACAACGAATCGATACCATGAGTTTTGCAGAAGCCGCTGAAATGGCAACCTTTGGGGCTAAAGTGCTACACCCAGCCACATTACTTCCTGCCGTACGCAGCAATATCCCCGTTTATGTGGGTTCAAGTAAAGCACCAGAAGCCGGCGGAACTTGGGTCACGCGCGATCCTCAACCTCGTCCAACTTTCCGTGCAATTGCATTACGCCGAGATCAAACTTTACTCACTCTTTCAAGCTTAAGTATGCTGCATGCGCAAGGTTTCTTAGCGAATGTATTTAACATTTTGGCTAAACACAAAATTTCAGTGGATACTATCACTACATCAGAAGTGAGCGTTGCATTGACATTAGATAAAACAGGCTCCGCATCTTCAGGAGCGGAATTACTTTCAACCGAATTATTAGATGAACTCCGTCAATATTGTGCAGTAAAAGTCGATACTGGCGTGTCATTAGTCGCATTAATCGGGAACGACTTACATATTGCTTCCGGTGTAGCAAAACGTATTTTTGATACGCTCCAATCTTACAACGTGCGCATGATTAGTTATGGCGCGAGTACCAACAATATTTGTATGCTCGTGCAAAGTGAACATGCTGATGAAGTCGTTCGTTCATTACACAAATCCTTATTTGAATAA
- a CDS encoding DUF2726 domain-containing protein produces the protein MEFSLQYIIIFIFVILFLIGLFSSKSRSTRRNAKKSRLYLSTENKINIVNKNDHLDVVILSKYKRKALMNKSEYQLFLRLEKLLSKGYQEFRLFTQVSMGEFLESIDKEAHFAINSKRVDFLIVDKNGYAVIVIEYQGQGHYQDNAAKRDAVKREACRKAGVIFLEFQPNYGKAELEFVVENLKRYLIKN, from the coding sequence ATGGAATTTTCTTTACAATACATCATTATTTTCATTTTTGTTATTTTATTTCTAATTGGCTTATTTTCATCTAAATCGAGATCAACTCGTCGTAATGCAAAGAAGAGTCGTCTTTATCTTTCAACAGAAAACAAAATTAATATTGTGAATAAAAATGATCATCTTGATGTCGTTATATTGAGTAAGTATAAAAGAAAAGCCTTGATGAATAAGAGTGAATATCAACTTTTTCTTCGTTTAGAAAAGTTGTTATCTAAAGGTTATCAAGAGTTCCGTTTATTTACTCAGGTTTCAATGGGAGAGTTTTTAGAATCAATAGATAAAGAGGCACATTTTGCGATAAATAGTAAACGAGTAGATTTTTTGATTGTAGATAAGAACGGCTATGCCGTAATAGTAATTGAATATCAAGGGCAGGGACATTATCAGGATAATGCAGCGAAGCGTGATGCAGTGAAACGGGAGGCTTGTCGAAAGGCCGGGGTGATTTTTTTAGAATTTCAGCCAAACTATGGAAAAGCAGAATTAGAATTTGTTGTTGAAAACTTAAAACGTTATTTGATAAAAAATTAA